A genomic stretch from Lathyrus oleraceus cultivar Zhongwan6 chromosome 2, CAAS_Psat_ZW6_1.0, whole genome shotgun sequence includes:
- the LOC127120722 gene encoding uncharacterized protein LOC127120722 produces MQKFKKKHPLVLRHVPVTLYTCLLFFLILFTAVFISSLWSTLSTTNTKPTTKTVANQTLVANAPSREETTKQSPTLLNCSRGNQTTCSNKYNYPTTTSETEKNEATCPEYFRWIHEDLKPWKEKGISRETLEMAKKTAHFRLVVKNGKGYVEIYRESIQTRSVFTIWGILQLLRRYPGKVGDMEMMFDCNDKPVVPVGLYDGPNVTGPPPVFGYCVDRWTRDIVFPDWSFWGWPEINIRPWEHVLKEIKEGNKKVKWKDREPYAYWKGNPYTTPTRLDFLSCNVSTDHDWNLRLYTQDWIKESEQGFNHSNLADQCTYRYKVYIEGYAWSVSEKYILACDSPTLFVKPRYYDFFTRSLQPLQHYWPIKENDKCKPIKHAVDWGNNNNQKVQEIGKAGSNFIHEELNMDYIYDYMFHLLNEYAKLIKFEPRVPEGAVELCPESMACTRSYSKEKEFMSQSMVNEPSTKDPCSLPPPFEPMSLRIFYATKQNLINRVERWENEYWKNSE; encoded by the exons ATGCAGAAATTCAAGAAGAAACATCCTCTTGTTCTCAGACATGTTCCTGTTACTCTTTACACTTgtcttctcttcttcctcatccTCTTCACCGCAGTTTTCATCTCTTCCCTCTGG TCTACACTTTCTACAACTAACACCAAACCGACAACAAAAACAGTCGCAAACCAAACGTTAGTAGCAAATGCTCCAAGCAGAGAAGAAACAACAAAACAAAGTCCAACGTTACTTAATTGCAGCAGAGGAAACCAAACAACATGTTCAAACAAATACAATTATCCGACAACAACATCGGAAACAGAGAAGAACGAGGCAACATGTCCGGAGTATTTCCGGTGGATTCACGAGGATTTAAAGCCATGGAAGGAGAAAGGAATAAGCAGAGAGACGTTGGAAATGGCAAAGAAAACCGCACATTTTAGGTTGGTGGTGAAAAACGGAAAAGGCTATGTTGAAATTTACAGAGAATCGATACAAACGCGAAGTGTTTTCACGATATGGGGGATTTTGCAATTACTGAGGAGATACCCTGGGAAAGTTGGAGACATGGAAATGATGTTTGATTGTAATGATAAGCCCGTGGTGCCGGTGGGCTTGTATGATGGGCCCAATGTTACAGGCCCGCCACCTGTGTTTGGGTATTGTGTTGATCGGTGGACGCGGGATATTGTTTTCCCTGATTGGTCTTTCTGGGGTTG GCCAGAGATTAATATAAGACCTTGGGAACATGTACTGAAGGAGATAAAAGAGGGAAATAAAAAGGTAAAATGGAAAGACAGAGAACCTTATGCTTATTGGAAAGGAAATCCTTACACAACACCAACAAGACTAGATTTCCTCAGTTGTAATGTTTCAACTGATCATGATTGGAATCTTCGTTTATACACACAG GATTGGATTAAAGAATCTGAACAAGGATTCAATCACTCAAACTTGGCAGACCAATGTACATACAG ATACAAAGTTTATATTGAAGGGTATGCATGGTCTGTGAGTGAGAAATACATTCTAGCATGTGATTCTCCTACACTGTTTGTGAAGCCTCGTTACTACGATTTCTTCACAAGAAGTTTACAACCATTGCAACATTATTGGCCTATAAAGGAAAATGATAAATGCAAACCCATTAAACATGCAGTGGATTGGGGAAATAATAATAACCAAAAA GTACAAGAAATTGGTAAAGCTGGGAGCAACTTTATTCATGAAGAGCTCAACATGGATTACATTTATGACTACATGTTTCATTTGCTAAATGAATATGCCAAACTTATCAAGTTTGAGCCAAGAGTGCCTGAAGGAGCTGTGGAGTTGTGCCCTGAGTCCATGGCTTGTACGCGATCATATTCGAAGGAGAAGGAATTTATGAGTCAATCCATGGTTAACGAGCCGTCTACGAAAGATCCGTGCTCATTGCCGCCTCCATTCGAGCCCATGTCGCTCAGGATTTTCTACGCAACGAAACAAAATTTAATCAATAGAGTTGAGAGGTGGGAAAATGAGTATTGGAAAAATTCAGAATGA